The proteins below are encoded in one region of Silene latifolia isolate original U9 population chromosome 2, ASM4854445v1, whole genome shotgun sequence:
- the LOC141643404 gene encoding mitochondrial import inner membrane translocase subunit PAM16 like 2-like: MAGRIIAQLLVVGSGVLIRAFAQAYRQALTNASKTGAAQEAMQNTVRRASKAITEQEARQILGITENAAWEDILKKYDILFERNAKQGSFYLQSKVHRAKECLESVYQNKGQGSSGG; the protein is encoded by the exons ATG GCTGGAAGGATAATTGCGCAGTTACTAGTAGTGGGATCTGGAGTATTGATTAGGGCTTTTGCTCAAGCTTATCGTCAAGCTCTTAcca ATGCCTCTAAGACTGGTGCTGCTCAAGAAGCTATGCAAAACACTGTTCGTAGAGCTAGTAAGGCTATCACGGAGCAAGAGGCGAGGCAGATTCTTGGCATAACCGAGAATGCTGCCTGGGAAGACATTCTGAAA AAATACGACATTTTGTTCGAGAGGAATGCCAAGCAAGGGAGCTTCTATCTTCAATCAAAGGTCCATAGGGCGAAAGAGTGCTTAGAGTCCGTATATCAAAACAAAGGTCAAGGTTCTTCTGGCGGTTAA
- the LOC141643403 gene encoding uncharacterized protein LOC141643403 produces MSMDDRKDKEKNGSWLSVPQFGDWDQKGPLPDYSLDFSKIREMRKQNKREPSRASLGNEEEFINPTAPANKACNDKRDFVENHSPTARKSFLSYFNCCVKA; encoded by the exons ATGTCAATGGACGATCGCAAGGACAAGGAG AAAAATGGATCATGGTTATCTGTGCCACAATTTGGAGACTGGGACCAGAAGGGGCCATTGCCGGACTACTCGCTCGATTTCTCAAAAATTCGAGAAATGAGGAAGCAGAACAAAAGAGAACCTTCAAGGGCCAGTCTTGGTAATGAAGAAGAGTTTATCAACCCAACTGCTCCCGCTAATAAAGCATGCAATGATAAACGGGACTTTGTCGAAAACCACTCTCCAACT GCAAGAAAGAGCTTCCTCAGCTACTTCAACTGCTGTGTAAAAGCCTAA